One stretch of Falco naumanni isolate bFalNau1 chromosome 7, bFalNau1.pat, whole genome shotgun sequence DNA includes these proteins:
- the SNRPA1 gene encoding U2 small nuclear ribonucleoprotein A', with translation MVKLTAELIEQAAQYTNAVRDRELDLRGYKIPVIENLGATLDQFDAIDFSDNEIRKLDGFPLLRRLKTLLMNNNRICRIGENLEQALPSLTELILTNNNIAELGELDPLSTVKSLTYLSILRNPVTNKKHYRLYVIHKVPQVRVLDFQKVKLKERQEAEKMFKGKRGAQLAKDIARRTKTFNPGAGLPTDKKKAGPSPGDVEAIKTAIANATTLAEVERLKGLLQAGQIPGRERKSGPSEDGEEEMEEDAVPNGS, from the exons aTGGTGAAGCTGACGGCGGAGCTGATCGAGCAGGCGGCGCAGTACACCAACGCCGTCCGCGACCGCGAGCTCGACCTGCGCG GTTATAAAATCCCAGTTATTGAGAACCTGGGTGCCACTCTGGACCAGTTTGATGCAATTGATTTCTCTGACAATGAGATTCGTAAACTAGATGGATTCCCTCTGTTGAGAAGGCTGAAAACTCTTCTGATGAATAACAATAGGATTTG TCGGATTGGTGAAAACCTTGAAcaggctctgcccagcctgACGGAGCTCATTCTTACCAACAACAACATTGCTGAATTG GGTGAACTGGATCCACTATCAACTGTTAAATCATTGACTTACCTGAG CATTTTAAGGAATCCTGTAACAAATAAGAAGCATTACAGATTGTATGTAATCCACAAAGTTCCCCAGGTCAGAGTGCTGGATTTTCAAAAAGTGAAACTCAAA GAGCGacaggaggcagagaaaatgtTCAAGGGCAAACGGGGTGCACAGCTTGCAAAGGATATTGCCAGGAGAACAAAAAC cTTCAATCCAGGTGCTGGTCTGCCAACTGACAAAAAGAAAGCTGGGCCCTCCCCAGGGGATGTTGAGGCGATTAAG ACTGCTATAGCAAATGCTACAACTTTGGCTGAAGTGGAGCGACTGAAAGGCTtactacaggctggtcagatTCCTGGCAGAGAACGAAAATCAG GCCCGTCGGAGGACGGTGAGGAAGAAATGGAGGAGGACGCAGTTCCCAACGGCTCGTAG
- the SELENOS gene encoding selenoprotein S, producing MELGGGGPAAGPGPAALGRGGLEFLQHTVGSLLASYGWYILLAAVAIYFLVQKISQGLASRPGSLAAAADAAVEPDVVVRRQEALAAARLRMQEELNAQAERYKEKHRQLEEEKRRQKIAMWESMQEGKSYKGNLKLNQQEVESGASTSSAVPKSKPNKKPLRGGGYNPLSGEGGGTCSWRPGRRGPSAGG from the exons ATGGAGCTGGGGGGCGGTGGGCCCGCGGCGGGtcccggcccggcggcgctggggcgggggggcctCGAGTTCCTGCAGCACACGG TGGGCTCCCTGCTGGCCAGCTATGGCTGGTACATCCTCCTGGCCGCCGTCGCCATCTATTTCCTCGTCCAGAAGATCTCCCAGGGCCTGGCGAGCAGGCCCGGCAGCCTGGCGGCAGCGGCTGACGCAGCGGTGG AACCGGATGTGGTGGTTAGAAGGCAGGAAGCTTTGGCAGCAGCTCGCCTCAGGATGCAAGAGGAGTTGAATGCACAAGCAgaaagatacaaagaaaaacacagacag CTTGAAGAAGAGAAGCGAAGGCAGAAGATAGCAATGTGGGAAAGtatgcaagaaggaaaaagctaTAAAGGAAACCTGAAACTGAATCAG CAAGAAGTAGAATCTGGTGCCTCCACCTCATCAGCAGTCCCAAAatctaaaccaaacaaaaagcccttGCGAGGAGGTG GCTATAACCCCCTGTCTGGAGAAGGAGGTGGAACTTGTTCCTGGAGACCAGGCCGGAGAGGTCCGTCAGCAGGTGGATGA